From a single Rutidosis leptorrhynchoides isolate AG116_Rl617_1_P2 chromosome 5, CSIRO_AGI_Rlap_v1, whole genome shotgun sequence genomic region:
- the LOC139848087 gene encoding NADH dehydrogenase [ubiquinone] iron-sulfur protein 5-B-like — MASGWGITGNKGRCYDFWMDFSECMSRCREPKDCSLLREDYLECLHHSKEFQRRNRIYKEEQRQIRAAAQKAKGGDGDGVPHH; from the exons ATGGCGTCTGGGTGGGGAATAACTGGAAACAAGGGAAGATGTTACGATTTCTGGATGGATTTCAGCGAGTGCATGTCTCGTTGCAGAGAGCCTAAAGATTGTTCTCTTCTTCGTGAAGACTATCTTGAGTGTCTTCATCACTCTAAAGAG TTTCAACGACGAAACCGGATATACAAAGAGGAGCAGCGTCAGATAAGAGCTGCTGCACAGAAGGCAAAAGGTGGAGATGGAGACGGTGTTCCTCATCACTAG